One segment of Corynebacterium atrinae DNA contains the following:
- a CDS encoding Dyp-type peroxidase codes for MTTTSQPVVVPPASSAIVLVLSLKEGSEATVRTLLADVPGLIRSVAFRAKEDRLTAVVGIGSNAWDKLFDGPRPAHLHPFRAVQGAIHQAPSTPGDLVFHIRAQRFDLCFELARQFMARLDGSVTVEDETHTFKYFDERDLLGFVDGTENPEGLAAIDAVTIDSSDPDFTGGSYLIVQKYLHDLTSWNHETVEEQEKVIGRTKLDDIELPDDIKPSNSHVAANTITDDDGNDLQIVRENMIFGEVTAEEFGTYFIGYAKDPAITEKMLDNMFIGSPPGNHDRILDFSTATTGTLFFIPTIEFLEDCDS; via the coding sequence ATGACCACCACATCCCAACCAGTCGTCGTCCCGCCAGCCAGCTCCGCGATAGTCCTCGTCTTGAGCCTCAAGGAGGGCTCCGAAGCCACCGTCCGCACCTTGCTTGCCGACGTCCCCGGCCTCATCCGCTCAGTCGCCTTCCGCGCCAAGGAAGACCGCCTCACGGCGGTCGTCGGCATCGGCTCCAATGCGTGGGACAAGCTTTTTGACGGCCCCCGTCCCGCCCACCTCCACCCCTTCCGGGCAGTCCAAGGTGCGATCCACCAAGCGCCGTCCACTCCCGGCGACCTCGTCTTCCACATCCGCGCCCAGCGCTTCGATCTGTGCTTCGAGCTCGCCCGCCAGTTCATGGCCCGCCTCGATGGCTCCGTCACGGTCGAGGACGAAACCCACACCTTCAAGTACTTCGACGAGCGCGACCTCCTCGGTTTCGTCGACGGCACCGAAAATCCCGAAGGCCTCGCCGCCATCGACGCCGTGACCATCGATTCCTCCGACCCGGACTTCACCGGGGGTTCTTACCTCATCGTGCAGAAGTACCTCCACGACCTCACCTCCTGGAACCACGAGACCGTGGAGGAACAGGAAAAGGTCATCGGCCGCACCAAGCTCGACGACATCGAGCTGCCGGATGACATCAAGCCCAGCAACTCCCACGTCGCCGCCAACACCATCACCGATGACGACGGCAACGACCTCCAGATCGTCCGCGAGAACATGATCTTCGGCGAGGTCACCGCCGAGGAGTTCGGCACCTACTTCATTGGCTACGCCAAGGACCCCGCCATCACGGAAAAGATGCTCGACAACATGTTCATCGGCTCCCCTCCCGGTAATCACGACCGCATCCTGGACTTCTCCACCGCCACCACCGGAACCCTCTTCTTCATCCCGACGATCGAGTTCCTCGAGGACTGCGATTCTTAA
- a CDS encoding iron chelate uptake ABC transporter family permease subunit, with translation MENFLGKETAAAARQEQLEETWPKHTPASPLGRTAGTFQSRAAARRYWIILTAVYGFGLLFAFGLLAWGNPMPFGSSTFWLIAQRRADAVIAMIIVAVCQAVATVAFQTVTNNRIITPSIMGFESLYTAIHTSTIYFFGAAGLIQARNLTTFLLQLVLMVGLSLLLYSWLLTGKHSNMHAMLLVGIVIGGGLGSVSTFMQRMLTPSDFDILTARLFGSVNNADPSYYPIAITLVGGATLLMYLNSRKLNIIALGRDTSTNLGLPYKGLAIYTLILVSVLMAVSTALVGPMTFLGFLVATLAYQFADTYDHRFLFPMAAGLAFLVLTGAYFIMNHVFYAQGVVSIIIELIGGSVFLYVILRKGRL, from the coding sequence GTGGAAAATTTCCTCGGCAAAGAGACGGCTGCAGCTGCCCGCCAGGAGCAACTCGAGGAAACTTGGCCGAAGCACACTCCTGCCTCGCCACTCGGCCGCACGGCTGGGACCTTCCAGTCGCGGGCCGCCGCCCGCCGATACTGGATTATCTTGACAGCCGTCTACGGATTCGGGCTCCTCTTTGCCTTCGGTCTGCTGGCCTGGGGCAACCCCATGCCGTTTGGCAGTTCGACCTTTTGGCTCATCGCTCAACGGCGTGCCGACGCCGTCATAGCCATGATCATCGTCGCCGTCTGCCAGGCGGTGGCCACCGTGGCTTTCCAGACGGTGACCAACAATCGAATTATCACGCCGTCGATCATGGGATTTGAATCGCTCTATACCGCGATCCATACCTCGACCATCTACTTTTTCGGTGCCGCCGGTCTCATCCAGGCCCGCAACCTCACGACTTTCCTGTTGCAGCTCGTTCTCATGGTGGGGCTTTCTCTCCTTCTTTACTCGTGGCTGTTGACGGGTAAGCACTCCAACATGCATGCCATGCTGCTGGTGGGAATCGTCATCGGCGGCGGCTTGGGCTCTGTTTCCACCTTCATGCAGCGCATGCTTACGCCTTCGGACTTCGACATCCTCACCGCCCGACTTTTCGGCTCGGTCAACAACGCGGACCCGTCCTACTACCCGATCGCCATCACGCTTGTCGGGGGAGCGACGCTGCTCATGTACCTCAATTCCCGCAAACTCAATATCATCGCGCTCGGCCGAGATACCTCAACTAACCTGGGTTTGCCGTACAAGGGCCTGGCCATTTACACGTTGATCCTGGTTTCCGTGCTCATGGCGGTGTCGACGGCGCTTGTCGGTCCGATGACTTTCCTCGGGTTCCTGGTGGCCACCCTGGCCTACCAATTCGCCGATACCTATGACCACCGTTTCCTCTTTCCCATGGCGGCGGGCTTGGCATTCCTCGTGCTCACCGGGGCATACTTCATCATGAATCACGTCTTCTATGCCCAGGGCGTGGTCTCCATCATCATTGAGCTGATTGGCGGCTCGGTGTTCCTGTACGTCATCCTCAGAAAGGGCCGGCTGTGA
- the ftsX gene encoding permease-like cell division protein FtsX: MKPGFVFREALRGLGRNVTMTIALIITTAISLALLATGFLVTNMTEDTKNIYLDRVEVMIQFDEDISANDADCSSAGCQEVRDLLEGADGVESVTYRSREQSYERFLEVFQDTDPQLAAETSPDALPAALHVRLTDPLEQSALDPVRDLPQVDTIVDQVDDLRGATDNLDAVRNATFLVAAVQALAAIFLIANMVQIAAFSRRDEMAIMRMVGASRWYTQAPFVLEAVFATLVGSILATVGLFLGKEFVIDNALRGLYDSQLIAPVTTSDIWLVAPIVAIIGVIFSGITAQVALRSYVRK, translated from the coding sequence ATGAAACCTGGATTCGTATTCCGAGAAGCCCTGCGCGGCCTGGGCCGCAACGTCACCATGACGATTGCCTTGATCATCACAACGGCGATCTCCTTGGCTTTGCTGGCCACCGGCTTCCTGGTCACCAACATGACCGAGGACACCAAGAACATTTACCTCGACCGCGTGGAAGTGATGATTCAGTTCGACGAGGACATCTCCGCCAACGATGCCGACTGTTCCTCCGCCGGGTGCCAGGAGGTGCGCGACCTGCTGGAGGGCGCCGACGGCGTCGAATCGGTCACCTACCGCTCCCGAGAGCAGTCCTACGAGCGCTTCCTCGAGGTGTTCCAGGACACCGACCCGCAGCTCGCCGCCGAGACCTCGCCGGATGCCCTGCCCGCCGCCTTGCACGTGCGCCTGACCGATCCGCTCGAGCAGTCCGCGCTCGATCCCGTGCGTGACCTGCCGCAGGTGGACACCATCGTCGATCAGGTCGACGACCTCCGTGGCGCCACCGACAATCTTGACGCCGTCCGCAACGCCACCTTCCTCGTTGCCGCGGTCCAGGCGCTAGCCGCGATCTTCCTCATTGCCAACATGGTCCAGATCGCCGCTTTCAGCCGCCGCGATGAAATGGCGATCATGCGCATGGTCGGCGCTTCCCGCTGGTACACCCAGGCCCCGTTCGTCCTGGAGGCAGTGTTTGCCACGCTCGTCGGCTCGATCCTGGCGACGGTTGGTTTGTTCCTGGGCAAAGAATTTGTCATCGACAACGCGCTGCGGGGACTCTACGATTCTCAGCTCATCGCGCCCGTCACCACCTCCGATATTTGGCTCGTCGCCCCCATCGTCGCCATCATCGGTGTCATCTTCTCTGGCATCACCGCACAGGTGGCGCTGCGTAGTTATGTGAGAAAGTAG
- a CDS encoding siderophore ABC transporter substrate-binding protein gives MAKIRYSLVAAVAAASLVLTACGNGDSSSTSDTTAASGTTFITVEDNFGTEEIAQPIERVAITDNRSFEILDDWGVVPVAVPKALVPATVPDYKDNADIVDLGNHREPNLEALAAAQPDLVVNGQRFTQYREDIVKLVPEAAVVDFSPRDDEPLDEELKRQVTELGVIFDKEAEAEKLVADFDAALARAKAAYDPSKKVMAVNVSGGTIGFIAPSIGRTYGPVFDLLNLTPALEVDDASQNHQGDDISVEAIAAANPDWILVLDRDGGTSSRNEPDYVAAKDIIEGSEPLKNVVAIQEGHVVYAPQDTYTNENIITYTEMLNDIADAFEAQNN, from the coding sequence ATGGCCAAGATTCGTTACTCGCTCGTCGCTGCCGTAGCCGCCGCGAGCCTCGTGCTGACTGCCTGTGGAAACGGGGACTCATCCTCCACCAGCGACACCACCGCAGCCAGTGGCACCACCTTCATCACCGTAGAAGACAACTTCGGCACGGAAGAGATCGCGCAGCCGATCGAGCGCGTTGCCATCACCGACAACCGTTCCTTCGAGATTCTCGACGACTGGGGTGTCGTGCCCGTTGCGGTTCCGAAGGCCCTGGTGCCTGCCACCGTGCCGGACTACAAGGACAACGCCGACATCGTTGACTTGGGCAACCACCGCGAGCCGAACCTCGAGGCCCTGGCCGCAGCTCAGCCTGACCTCGTTGTCAACGGTCAGCGCTTCACGCAGTACCGGGAGGACATCGTCAAGCTTGTTCCGGAGGCAGCCGTCGTTGACTTCTCGCCCCGCGACGACGAGCCGTTGGACGAGGAACTGAAGCGCCAGGTCACTGAGCTGGGTGTGATCTTTGACAAGGAAGCCGAAGCTGAAAAGCTTGTCGCTGACTTCGACGCCGCCCTCGCTCGCGCTAAGGCTGCCTACGATCCTTCTAAGAAGGTCATGGCCGTCAACGTTTCTGGCGGCACCATCGGCTTCATCGCTCCGAGCATCGGCCGTACCTACGGCCCCGTATTCGATCTGCTCAACCTGACCCCGGCGCTCGAAGTCGATGACGCTTCCCAGAACCACCAGGGTGATGACATCTCCGTCGAGGCCATCGCAGCCGCCAACCCCGACTGGATTCTCGTCCTTGACCGAGACGGTGGCACCAGCTCCCGCAACGAACCTGATTACGTCGCCGCCAAGGACATCATCGAGGGCTCCGAGCCGCTGAAGAACGTTGTTGCCATTCAAGAAGGCCACGTTGTCTACGCTCCGCAGGACACCTACACCAACGAGAACATCATCACCTACACCGAGATGCTGAACGACATCGCGGATGCCTTCGAGGCCCAGAACAACTAG
- a CDS encoding IS3 family transposase, whose translation MSIAAQPRPPTPVIVAFIDDNRKEFGVEPIVRVLASTPARIATSSYYAFKSRPTSARAIRDVKIVAALRRIHAENYSCYGVRKMWHAINRDGSCGHVARCTVERLMREASLDGVRRKRKKPSTRSADAADCPTDLVDRVFGVLAPNQLWVADITYIPTALGWVYTAFVLDVYSRQIVGWQVTNHLRQSLATDAVTMALAARRRAGESVAGLVHHSDRGVQYRAVHYTDTLADSEVVASVGSRGDSYDNAMAEALNSVYKAELIDRHHWDGLIDVMAATAQWVGWYNSARLHSQIGYRTPDEAHSQLAVMAAAG comes from the coding sequence TTGTCTATCGCGGCGCAGCCACGACCGCCCACACCGGTAATCGTCGCCTTCATTGACGACAACCGTAAGGAGTTTGGTGTCGAGCCGATCGTACGGGTACTAGCTAGTACTCCCGCGCGTATCGCGACGAGCTCCTATTACGCCTTCAAATCCCGACCTACCTCGGCCAGGGCCATCCGTGATGTGAAGATCGTGGCTGCTCTTCGTCGAATCCACGCCGAGAACTACTCCTGTTACGGGGTGCGGAAGATGTGGCACGCGATCAACCGTGACGGCAGCTGCGGGCATGTCGCCCGCTGCACCGTGGAACGGCTCATGCGTGAGGCCAGCCTCGATGGTGTGCGTCGCAAGCGGAAGAAACCATCCACACGCTCGGCTGACGCTGCTGATTGCCCTACAGATCTGGTTGACCGGGTATTCGGGGTACTGGCACCGAATCAGTTGTGGGTCGCGGACATCACCTACATTCCCACTGCGTTGGGCTGGGTGTATACCGCGTTTGTCTTAGATGTCTACTCCCGACAGATCGTCGGCTGGCAGGTCACCAATCACCTGCGGCAATCATTAGCTACTGATGCGGTGACCATGGCGTTAGCTGCCCGTCGGCGTGCGGGCGAGTCGGTGGCCGGGCTGGTCCACCACAGCGATAGAGGCGTGCAATACCGGGCGGTGCATTACACCGACACCCTGGCCGATAGTGAGGTTGTCGCCTCTGTCGGATCCAGGGGCGACTCCTACGACAATGCGATGGCCGAAGCATTGAACTCGGTGTACAAGGCCGAGTTGATTGACCGCCACCACTGGGACGGACTCATCGATGTCATGGCTGCTACAGCGCAGTGGGTCGGGTGGTACAACTCTGCTCGGCTTCACTCCCAGATTGGCTATCGCACGCCTGATGAAGCTCACTCACAGTTGGCGGTTATGGCCGCTGCTGGTTGA
- the smpB gene encoding SsrA-binding protein SmpB, with protein sequence MAKKKKPQDRAVLASNRKARHDYNILETFECGVALVGTEIKSLREGKVSITDAFATVDEGEVWLRNLHIPEYSRGSWTNHSPKRTRKLLLHRREIDSIMGKVRDGNRTLIPLQLYLKEGRVKLELGLAQGKQDYDKRQDIKRRTEEREITRELGRRVKGITG encoded by the coding sequence ATGGCCAAGAAAAAGAAACCCCAGGACCGGGCCGTCCTGGCAAGCAACCGCAAGGCCCGGCACGACTACAACATTCTTGAAACCTTCGAATGCGGCGTCGCTCTCGTCGGCACCGAAATCAAGTCACTGCGTGAAGGCAAAGTGTCCATCACCGATGCCTTCGCCACCGTCGACGAAGGCGAAGTCTGGCTGCGCAACCTCCACATCCCCGAATACTCCAGGGGCTCCTGGACAAACCACTCCCCGAAGCGCACCCGCAAGCTGCTGCTGCACCGACGCGAGATCGACTCCATCATGGGCAAAGTCCGTGATGGCAACCGCACCCTCATCCCGCTGCAGTTGTACCTGAAGGAAGGACGAGTCAAGCTCGAACTCGGGCTAGCCCAAGGTAAACAGGACTACGACAAGCGACAAGACATCAAGCGCCGGACCGAGGAACGGGAGATCACCCGTGAACTCGGCCGCCGCGTGAAGGGGATCACCGGATGA
- a CDS encoding type II toxin-antitoxin system RelE family toxin — protein MPTPPGTYRVQLTAKARKQLKKMDRFDAKILATWIKNNLDGCVDPRAFGKGLSANRSGEWRYRVGSYRILASIHDSTVTIEVFSIGRRDSVYDNS, from the coding sequence ATGCCGACTCCACCCGGTACCTACCGCGTACAACTGACAGCGAAAGCCCGCAAGCAACTGAAGAAGATGGATCGCTTCGACGCCAAGATCCTCGCAACGTGGATCAAGAACAACCTCGATGGCTGCGTCGACCCGCGAGCCTTCGGCAAGGGCCTGTCGGCGAACCGTTCAGGTGAATGGCGTTACCGAGTGGGCTCCTACCGCATCCTGGCGTCGATCCACGACTCTACGGTGACCATCGAGGTGTTCTCCATCGGCCGACGCGACAGCGTTTACGACAACTCCTGA
- the relB gene encoding type II toxin-antitoxin system RelB family antitoxin, protein MTVRMSEQDAELVRKFAAFEGVTISDFARAAIFEKIEDSYDLQELREAIAHDSGERFTIDEILDELA, encoded by the coding sequence ATGACTGTCCGCATGAGCGAGCAAGACGCGGAACTTGTCCGCAAGTTTGCTGCCTTCGAGGGTGTCACCATCTCCGACTTCGCCCGAGCCGCCATCTTCGAGAAGATCGAGGACTCCTATGATCTCCAGGAACTCCGCGAAGCCATCGCCCACGATTCCGGCGAACGGTTCACCATCGACGAGATCCTCGACGAACTCGCCTGA
- a CDS encoding SDR family oxidoreductase, which translates to MKTALITGASRGIGAAIAHDLGRDHHILVGATSDEGARAVVDKLPSAEPFVVDLTDPAAVAAAVSGIDSLDVLVHSAGVATLGTVEELTPAQWNDVFALNVFAVAELTRLLLPAVRAARGTIVAINSGSGHHSGAGSSVYSGSKFALRAFTDALREEELGRLRVTSVHPGRVDTDMQIQLQAHGGNHDYDGGLYVQPASIAAAVRLAVDATDDAVVQEISVRPSGLR; encoded by the coding sequence ATGAAAACCGCACTCATCACCGGAGCCAGCCGAGGCATCGGCGCAGCCATCGCCCACGACTTGGGCCGTGACCATCACATCCTGGTGGGGGCTACGAGTGACGAGGGGGCACGCGCGGTCGTCGATAAGCTTCCTAGTGCCGAACCCTTTGTGGTTGATCTGACGGACCCTGCCGCCGTGGCGGCAGCAGTTTCCGGCATCGACAGCCTGGACGTGCTCGTGCACTCCGCTGGCGTGGCCACCCTCGGCACCGTCGAAGAATTAACCCCAGCCCAATGGAACGACGTCTTCGCCCTCAACGTCTTCGCCGTCGCCGAACTCACCCGCCTCCTGCTCCCCGCAGTGCGCGCCGCCCGCGGCACCATCGTCGCCATCAACTCCGGCTCCGGCCACCACTCCGGCGCCGGAAGCTCCGTCTACTCCGGCAGCAAATTCGCCCTCCGCGCCTTCACCGACGCCCTCCGCGAAGAAGAACTCGGACGACTCCGCGTCACCTCCGTCCACCCCGGCCGCGTAGACACCGACATGCAAATCCAACTCCAAGCCCACGGCGGCAACCACGACTACGACGGCGGCCTCTACGTCCAACCCGCGTCCATCGCCGCCGCCGTCCGCCTCGCCGTCGACGCCACCGACGACGCCGTCGTCCAAGAAATCTCCGTCCGACCCAGCGGCCTGCGATAA
- the ftsE gene encoding cell division ATP-binding protein FtsE translates to MITFESVTKVYKTSTRPALDNISLTIEKGQFAFLIGPSGSGKSTFLELLVREENVTSGDIHFADFHVNKLKGRQINQLRQRIGYVFQDFRLLPKLNVHDNVAFALEVIGKNKKHIDKAVPNALEMVGLAAKANRMPNELSGGEQQRVAVARAIINRPLLLLADEPTGNLDPETSDDIMTLLSQINRGGTTVIMSTHNARAVDDMRRRVIELNLGSLVRDDQHGVYGESR, encoded by the coding sequence GTGATCACCTTCGAATCAGTCACCAAGGTCTACAAAACCTCGACGCGGCCTGCCCTGGACAACATCAGCCTCACGATCGAAAAGGGTCAATTCGCCTTCCTCATCGGACCCTCGGGCTCCGGCAAGTCCACCTTCTTGGAGTTGTTGGTCAGGGAGGAAAACGTCACCTCCGGTGATATCCACTTCGCGGACTTCCACGTGAACAAGCTGAAGGGACGTCAGATCAACCAACTGCGCCAGCGCATCGGTTACGTCTTCCAGGACTTTCGGTTGCTGCCCAAACTCAACGTCCACGACAACGTTGCGTTTGCACTGGAGGTGATTGGCAAGAATAAAAAGCACATCGACAAGGCTGTTCCCAATGCTCTGGAGATGGTCGGCTTGGCTGCCAAGGCCAACCGCATGCCCAATGAGCTCTCGGGCGGCGAGCAGCAGCGGGTCGCCGTGGCCCGCGCCATTATCAACCGCCCGCTGCTTCTCTTGGCCGACGAGCCCACCGGCAACCTCGACCCGGAGACCTCCGACGACATCATGACCCTGCTCAGCCAAATCAACCGGGGTGGCACCACCGTCATCATGTCCACACACAATGCCCGCGCTGTCGACGACATGCGTCGCCGCGTCATCGAACTCAACCTCGGAAGCCTCGTGCGCGATGATCAGCACGGCGTCTACGGCGAATCCCGATAG
- a CDS encoding ABC transporter permease: protein MTTATAATSRDARTRKKLFDWKLLLGVAVVLGLLAASLSVGEYDILNTSDGWDMFATTRIPRTIALVLSGAAMAMSGLVMQLLTQNRFVEPTTTGTTEWAGLGLLAVTYFVPAASLLDRMFGAVFFAFIGTMVFFLFLRRVSLRSSLIVPIIGIMLGAVVSSISTFFALQTNLLQSLGVWFAGSFTDIFRGQYEALWIVVIVVVAVFIYADRLTVAGMGEEVATNVGLNYNRMLLIGTGLIAVATGVVTVVVGNLPFLGLIVPNVVSMFRGDDLRSNLPWVALLGIGIVTVCDLIGRTIISPFEIPVSVILGIIGAIVFVFLIVRQRRG, encoded by the coding sequence ATGACGACAGCGACAGCGGCGACCAGCCGAGACGCCCGCACGAGGAAAAAACTCTTCGATTGGAAGCTTCTCCTCGGAGTGGCGGTGGTTCTCGGATTGCTCGCCGCTTCGTTGTCGGTGGGTGAATACGACATTCTCAATACCAGCGATGGCTGGGACATGTTCGCCACCACCCGCATTCCCCGGACCATTGCACTGGTGCTCTCAGGCGCTGCGATGGCGATGTCCGGCCTGGTGATGCAGCTTCTCACGCAGAACCGCTTCGTCGAGCCCACGACCACCGGAACTACCGAATGGGCCGGGCTTGGGCTGCTGGCGGTGACCTACTTCGTGCCCGCCGCATCCCTGCTCGACCGAATGTTTGGCGCCGTCTTCTTCGCCTTCATCGGCACAATGGTCTTCTTCCTCTTTCTCCGCCGAGTTTCCCTGCGCTCCAGCCTCATCGTGCCGATCATCGGCATCATGCTCGGCGCAGTGGTGAGCTCGATTTCCACCTTCTTCGCCCTGCAGACCAACCTGCTCCAATCGTTGGGCGTGTGGTTTGCCGGCTCCTTCACTGACATCTTCCGCGGCCAATACGAAGCGCTGTGGATCGTCGTCATCGTGGTGGTGGCCGTGTTCATCTACGCCGATCGCCTCACCGTCGCCGGAATGGGTGAAGAGGTAGCCACCAACGTGGGCCTCAACTACAACCGAATGCTGCTCATCGGCACCGGCCTCATCGCGGTGGCGACGGGCGTGGTCACCGTCGTCGTGGGTAACCTGCCTTTCCTCGGGCTCATCGTCCCCAACGTGGTCTCGATGTTCCGTGGCGACGATCTCCGCTCCAACCTCCCGTGGGTGGCACTGCTTGGCATCGGCATCGTCACCGTCTGCGACCTTATCGGCCGCACCATCATTTCTCCCTTCGAGATTCCGGTGTCCGTGATCCTCGGCATTATCGGCGCCATCGTCTTCGTCTTCCTGATCGTGAGGCAGCGCCGTGGATAA
- a CDS encoding AbgT family transporter, which produces MSQSPTTTQRPQPNKASGFLGIVEKLGNKLPDPFWLFVILAGLVALASWIGSAAGMSAIKPDTGETVEVTNLLTPDGLQRMVSEAVSNFTEFPPLGVILTVMLGVAVAEHSGLLSALVRAMVSKVGPRTLTFALALAGVTGSVASDAIYVILIPLGAMAFHAVGRSPIVGAMVAFAASSAGFNASLILNITDLLLAGLSTSAAQIIDPDYVVSPLANIYFVIFSAIVLALIITAVTELFVDRKARELVDHDQIDYSEISFGEGEEDKNDLSLSPTESKALGITGIALVGYLAVYFALLFIPGSPMVTDDGAMNSPLIRSVAIPIALAFFFLGLVYGVAAKTIENAGDIPSFMARGLKSLLPMLVLLFAVAQFLAWFSWSNLGVWTAIKGSELLQTWNLPPLLMFGGLVLMVALLNLFITSGSAQWALMAPVIVPMMMLVGVSPEVSQMLFRMGDSPTNIITPMSPYFALALTFLQRYYKPAGVGTLMSLALPFSIAMLVGWFLAFAAWYTLGIPLGPGTPMEYVPS; this is translated from the coding sequence ATGAGTCAATCGCCAACGACCACACAGCGGCCGCAACCGAACAAGGCTTCCGGGTTCCTCGGAATCGTCGAAAAGCTGGGCAACAAGCTCCCCGACCCTTTCTGGCTCTTTGTCATCCTCGCCGGTCTCGTCGCCCTCGCCAGCTGGATCGGCTCAGCAGCGGGCATGTCGGCCATAAAACCCGACACCGGCGAAACCGTCGAGGTGACCAACCTGCTCACCCCGGACGGCCTGCAACGCATGGTCTCTGAAGCGGTATCCAACTTCACCGAATTCCCGCCCCTGGGAGTGATCCTCACCGTCATGCTGGGCGTGGCCGTGGCCGAGCACTCCGGGCTCCTCTCCGCGCTGGTCCGCGCCATGGTGTCCAAGGTTGGTCCTCGCACGCTCACCTTCGCCCTCGCGCTGGCCGGCGTCACCGGATCCGTCGCCTCTGATGCCATTTACGTCATCCTCATCCCCCTTGGTGCCATGGCCTTCCACGCCGTGGGCCGCTCCCCCATCGTCGGTGCCATGGTCGCCTTCGCCGCCTCTTCCGCCGGCTTCAACGCCTCCCTCATCCTCAACATCACCGACCTCCTCCTCGCCGGCCTGTCCACCTCAGCTGCGCAGATCATCGACCCGGACTACGTCGTCTCTCCCCTGGCCAACATCTACTTCGTTATCTTCTCCGCCATTGTCTTGGCGCTCATCATCACCGCCGTCACCGAGCTGTTCGTCGACCGTAAAGCCCGCGAGCTCGTCGACCACGATCAGATCGACTACTCGGAGATCTCCTTCGGCGAGGGTGAAGAGGATAAGAACGACCTCTCGCTGAGCCCCACCGAATCCAAGGCCCTCGGCATCACCGGCATCGCCCTCGTCGGCTACCTCGCGGTCTACTTCGCGCTGCTCTTCATCCCGGGCTCACCGATGGTCACCGACGACGGAGCCATGAACAGCCCACTCATCCGCTCCGTGGCCATCCCGATTGCCCTGGCCTTCTTCTTCCTCGGGCTCGTCTACGGCGTTGCTGCCAAGACCATCGAGAACGCTGGCGACATCCCCTCCTTCATGGCTCGCGGCTTGAAGTCACTGCTCCCCATGCTCGTGCTTTTATTCGCCGTGGCGCAGTTCCTCGCCTGGTTCAGCTGGTCCAACCTCGGAGTATGGACGGCGATCAAGGGTTCGGAACTCCTGCAGACGTGGAACCTCCCGCCGCTGCTCATGTTCGGCGGTTTAGTCCTCATGGTGGCCCTGCTCAACCTGTTCATTACGTCCGGTTCGGCGCAGTGGGCGCTCATGGCCCCGGTCATCGTGCCGATGATGATGCTGGTTGGCGTGTCCCCCGAGGTCTCTCAGATGCTCTTCCGCATGGGCGATTCCCCCACGAACATCATCACGCCGATGAGCCCCTACTTCGCTCTAGCGCTGACGTTCCTCCAGCGCTATTACAAACCGGCTGGGGTGGGCACGCTCATGTCGCTGGCTCTGCCGTTTTCTATCGCCATGCTCGTCGGCTGGTTCCTCGCCTTCGCCGCGTGGTACACCCTCGGCATCCCGCTCGGGCCCGGCACCCCCATGGAGTACGTGCCCAGCTAG
- a CDS encoding Na+/H+ antiporter NhaA, whose translation MQLPSLGIVQRLRTESGSALLLVAVTIVALVWANSPWSHFYTELWETHMGISLGDFSVVSRV comes from the coding sequence ATGCAATTACCTTCCTTGGGCATCGTCCAACGATTACGCACCGAATCGGGCAGTGCGCTCCTCCTCGTGGCCGTCACCATCGTGGCGCTGGTGTGGGCAAACTCCCCGTGGTCCCACTTCTACACTGAGCTGTGGGAGACCCACATGGGAATCTCCCTCGGTGATTTCTCTGTTGTGTCCCGTGTTTAA
- a CDS encoding transposase: MPKKYPDELKARAIELVIHAQSDSVTARGAAGRVAEQLGLNRETLRSWVSAHKKSGATAVDESLDLEAENRRLRAELAESRRANEILKRASACLSRRSHDRPHR; encoded by the coding sequence ATGCCTAAGAAGTACCCCGACGAGCTCAAAGCACGCGCCATCGAACTCGTCATCCACGCCCAATCCGACTCAGTCACCGCACGCGGTGCAGCCGGTCGGGTAGCTGAACAACTCGGACTCAACCGCGAAACCCTGCGTAGCTGGGTCAGCGCCCACAAGAAATCTGGTGCCACCGCTGTCGATGAGTCCCTCGATCTAGAGGCAGAAAACCGGCGGCTACGTGCCGAACTCGCCGAATCCCGGCGTGCTAATGAGATCTTGAAGAGGGCTTCGGCTTGTCTATCGCGGCGCAGCCACGACCGCCCACACCGGTAA